A single Montipora foliosa isolate CH-2021 chromosome 7, ASM3666993v2, whole genome shotgun sequence DNA region contains:
- the LOC138010210 gene encoding osteocalcin 2-like has protein sequence MARNGRTETAGGALNQCGLVAECKEMDITCDKSAKKCRDKMNSLNKKYRSVKDKSKRTGEGSEEIKSFPQFGDLDQIWGTRDSVSPKYVVEAGTSQPVTSTPVPSPNSSICASESSATVPSAEQDESTDESDLAEESASLLSAISRSKNLRKQEKGKKQRKGKRSKPDDDQDDKTDEELGKSESLVFKKKGGGESNSKNQSNSKQSRKSQKRQKLESKETMRGLESLLKRKLRP, from the coding sequence ATGGCGAGGAATGGCAGAACCGAGACAGCAGGAGGAGCCTTGAACCAATGTGGGCTTGTTGCCGAGTGTAAGGAAATGGACATAACCTGTGATAAGTCGGCAAAGAAATGCCGTGACAAGATGAACAGCCTAAACAAGAAGTATAGGTCTGTGAAGGACAAAAGCAAAAGGACTGGAGAGGGCAGTGAGGAAATCAAGTCTTTCCCTCAATTTGGCGATCTGGATCagatttggggaacaagggattCCGTGAGCCCGAAGTATGTGGTAGAGGCGGGAACCTCACAGCCAGTCACGTCCACTCCTGTTCCCAGTCCGAATTCCTCCATCTGTGCCTCAGAAAGTAGCGCCACTGTTCCATCGGCCGAACAAGACGAAAGTACCGATGAGTCCGACCTTGCCGAGGAATCGGCGAGCCTTTTATCTGCCATCTCTAGGTCCAAGAATTTAAGGAAACAGGAAAAGGGTAAAAAGCAGCGAAAAGGCAAGCGGAGTAAGCCAGATGACGACCAGGATGACAAAACTGACGAGGAGTTAGGAAAGTCAGAAAGCctagttttcaagaaaaagggCGGCGGAGAGTCAAATTCCAAAAACCAAAGCAACTCCAAACAGTCACGAAAAAGCCAGAAGAGACAGAAATTAGAGAGCAAGGAGACGATGAGGGGTTTGGAGAGCTTATTAAAGCGCAAACTGAGGCCTTAA